A section of the Microcoleus sp. FACHB-68 genome encodes:
- a CDS encoding HNH endonuclease domain-containing protein has protein sequence MGQAGKALRQVLETYSISQSSLATALGVDRPIVFRWFHEHTDPTAETVAGIVEVLREINTDAAESFIRLYLGGFSQSIETVSTSERQLPPSEDVNVAFLSGIFNKTTNSYKYLFFISILDILERRKFSISSPISFREIIIEMLFNALYPHIYFKLSFGKQDEITKEIDKLIIRLGELKAKLTEEDRRDLHKKLENQDIDVMRFRRFVPFLLIRPFFEQELRNIDPSERRQPGQTEQHIIRLANSKFDGYKPLYCFDSDEYKRCKSIILHPSWVSYLKTNYSIVRSWASWHWLQYMQERNPTTPAIVNKLFPPQERRLLNEQKIWWKEVFAHKEAHTEIRCIYSDELVDPQKFSLDHYIPWSFVGHDLPWNLIPTLPKVNSSKSNNLPSVEYFDKFVSLQHLGLTTLHKQLKKINRKKWNDQIDSFVSELKLSDEELLDKEKLRSAYESAITPQIALAINRGFTPNWVYMQNQQMDLISV, from the coding sequence ATGGGACAGGCAGGCAAAGCACTTAGACAAGTATTGGAGACGTACAGCATCAGTCAGAGCAGTCTGGCAACTGCTTTGGGGGTTGACCGCCCTATCGTGTTTCGTTGGTTTCATGAACACACAGATCCCACAGCCGAGACAGTTGCAGGTATTGTTGAAGTCCTACGTGAGATTAATACAGATGCAGCAGAGTCATTCATTAGGCTTTATCTAGGAGGCTTCTCCCAAAGCATAGAAACTGTTTCAACCAGTGAAAGACAACTTCCACCGTCGGAAGATGTAAATGTTGCATTTCTGTCTGGAATTTTCAATAAAACAACTAATTCTTATAAATATCTATTCTTCATCTCTATCTTAGATATCTTGGAGAGAAGAAAATTTAGCATCTCATCACCTATCAGTTTCAGGGAAATTATTATTGAGATGCTATTCAATGCTTTGTATCCACACATCTACTTCAAGCTGTCCTTTGGCAAACAAGATGAAATCACCAAAGAAATAGACAAATTAATCATAAGGCTTGGTGAATTGAAGGCTAAATTAACCGAAGAAGACAGAAGGGATTTACATAAAAAACTCGAGAATCAAGATATAGATGTTATGCGCTTCAGACGGTTCGTTCCGTTTCTACTAATCAGACCATTTTTTGAACAAGAATTAAGGAATATTGACCCTAGTGAAAGAAGACAGCCTGGGCAAACCGAACAGCATATCATACGCTTAGCAAACAGTAAATTTGATGGATATAAACCTCTTTACTGTTTCGACTCAGATGAATACAAGCGGTGTAAATCAATCATTTTGCATCCGTCTTGGGTTTCCTATTTAAAAACCAATTACTCAATTGTACGCAGCTGGGCATCATGGCATTGGCTACAATATATGCAGGAGCGTAACCCAACTACACCTGCTATAGTCAACAAGTTATTTCCACCACAGGAAAGACGTTTGCTCAATGAACAAAAGATTTGGTGGAAAGAAGTTTTTGCACATAAAGAGGCACATACAGAGATACGCTGTATTTATTCTGATGAGTTAGTAGATCCACAAAAGTTCTCTCTGGATCATTACATACCCTGGTCTTTTGTCGGTCACGATTTACCCTGGAATTTAATTCCCACTCTTCCAAAAGTGAATTCATCAAAATCTAATAACTTACCCTCAGTAGAGTATTTTGATAAGTTTGTTAGCCTTCAACACTTGGGTCTCACAACCCTGCATAAACAGTTAAAAAAAATTAACAGAAAAAAATGGAATGATCAGATTGATTCCTTTGTAAGTGAATTAAAGCTCAGTGATGAGGAACTTCTTGATAAAGAGAAACTTAGAAGCGCTTATGAATCTGCAATAACACCACAAATAGCACTAGCCATCAATCGTGGCTTTACTCCTAACTGGGTTTATATGCAAAACCAGCAGATGGATTTAATATCTGTCTGA